In a genomic window of Streptococcus mitis NCTC 12261:
- a CDS encoding glycosyltransferase family 2 protein yields MKLLSIAIPSYNAAAYLHYCVESLVIGGEQVEILIINDGSQDQTQEIAERLASKYPNIVRAIYQENKGHGGAVNRGLAEASGRYFKVVDSDDWVDPRAYLKILETLQELESEGQEVDAFVTNFVYEKEGQSRKKSMSYESVLPVQQIFGWDQVGNFSKGQYIMMHSLIYRTDLLRASQFQLPEHTFYVDNLFVFTPLQQVKTMYYLPVDFYRYLIGREDQSVNEQVMIKRIDQQLKVNRLLVDQLDLSQVSHPKMREYLLNHIEITTVISSALLNRAGTAEHLAKKRELWTYIQQENPEVFQAIRKTMLSRLTKHSVLPARKLSNVVYQITKSVYGFN; encoded by the coding sequence ATGAAGTTATTGTCTATCGCCATCCCTAGCTATAATGCCGCTGCCTATCTTCATTACTGTGTGGAGTCGCTAGTGATTGGTGGTGAGCAAGTTGAGATTTTGATTATCAATGATGGGTCTCAGGACCAGACTCAGGAAATCGCTGAGCGTTTGGCCAGCAAGTATCCTAACATCGTTAGAGCCATCTATCAGGAAAATAAAGGCCATGGGGGTGCCGTCAATCGTGGCTTGGCGGAGGCTTCTGGGCGCTATTTTAAAGTAGTTGATAGTGATGACTGGGTGGATCCTCGTGCCTATTTAAAAATTCTTGAAACCTTGCAGGAACTAGAGAGTGAGGGGCAGGAAGTTGATGCCTTTGTGACTAATTTTGTATATGAAAAGGAAGGTCAGTCTCGTAAGAAGAGTATGAGTTACGAGTCAGTCTTGCCTGTCCAACAGATTTTTGGCTGGGACCAGGTCGGAAATTTCTCAAAAGGCCAGTATATCATGATGCACTCGCTGATTTACCGGACAGATTTGTTGCGAGCGAGCCAGTTCCAACTGCCTGAGCATACCTTTTATGTCGATAATCTCTTTGTCTTTACCCCCCTTCAGCAGGTCAAGACCATGTACTATCTGCCTGTCGATTTCTATCGTTATTTGATTGGGCGTGAGGACCAGTCTGTCAATGAGCAAGTGATGATTAAGCGCATTGACCAGCAACTCAAGGTCAATCGACTCTTGGTAGATCAGCTTGATTTGTCCCAAGTGAGTCATCCAAAAATGCGAGAATATTTGCTGAATCATATTGAAATCACGACGGTGATTTCCAGTGCCTTGCTCAATCGAGCAGGCACAGCAGAGCATCTTGCCAAAAAACGGGAGCTATGGACCTATATTCAGCAGGAAAATCCAGAGGTCTTTCAGGCTATTCGGAAGACCATGCTCAGCCGTTTGACCAAACATTCAGTCTTGCCAGCTCGCAAACTTTCTAATGTCGTCTATCAAATCACCAAATCTGTTTATGGATTTAATTAA